One Kwoniella pini CBS 10737 chromosome 10, complete sequence genomic region harbors:
- a CDS encoding DNA polymerase epsilon subunit B gives MVNLMRAAIVKVFSTKHSLTLPSAALQYIEQVLLDNEIPQDEWVVGLEFWAREYLKGEDSSSLVSLPALKKAYESLQLGTTDDTDQADPSEINVESHFSVIGSFDMPPVHFDSVRGGFTTGKGKASIAGQASSRSAFLRERWGIIKEIILRNENFTPPAIGGHDRSNYLKLTSTRNLLGRAGQLFLLFGMLSRDPEGRLCLEDGEGRVVLDMEDAVPGEGLFTEGCMVLIEGEYTIDETIRVLAMGHPPSEKRDIARGLHGHVDFLGGGAMSLKEEQKYIPSILANTQVSFVVLSDVWLDHPRTIPALRRMLEGYAEAVEYRPMAFVFCGNFSLKGWEGDGGLKRYTNGFNALTDLLMEFPLLHSSNFIFVPGPLDPWSSTTLPRPAIPSVFASRLIQRIPKARFVSNPCRLRYFGMELVICREDLMGKMVRNLVGVKKEEGVDMKRYLVQTILDQTHLSPLPINIRPTLWEYDHALRLYPMPSALILADKYERYELTYEGCHVFNPGRFVGSGGEGGGEFEWSMYYPATGRSERR, from the exons ATGGTCAATCTCATGAGAGCAGCTATCGTCAAG GTTTTCTCAACTAAACATTCTCTTACTCTTCCATCCGCTGCATTACAGTATATTGAACAAGTCCTTTTGGAT AACGAAATACCCCAAGATGAATGGGTAGTAGGATTAGAATTTTGGGCAAGAGAATATCTCAAgggagaag ATTCGTCATCCCTTGTATCTCTTCCTGCTCTCAAGAAAGCATATGAAAGCTTACAATTAGGG ACAACGGACGATACAGATCAAGCGGACCCATCTGAAATCAATGTTGAATCTCATTTCTCTGTTATTGGTTCCTTCGATATGCCTCCTGTTCATTTCGATTCTGTTCGAGGAGGATTCACTAC aggaaaaggtaaagcttCAATAGCTGGACAAGCATCGAGTCGATCAGCCTTCTTGAGAGAAAGATGGGGTATAATAaaagag ATAATATTACGGAATGAAAATTTCACTCCACCAGCAATAGGTGGACATGATCGATCAAATTACCTCAAGCTCACTTCCACACGTAATTTACTAGGGAGAGCAGGTCAACTTTTCTTGTTATTTGGAATGTTAAGTAGGGATCCTGAAGGTAGATTATGTTtggaagatggtgaaggaCGTGTAGTACTAGACATGGAGGATGCG GTGCCGGGAGAGGGTTTGTTCACTGAGGGTTGTATGGTTTTGATAGAAGGGGAGTATACGATAGATGAGACTATAAGGGTATTGGCAATGGGTCATCCGCCAAGTGAGAAAAGGGATATTGCTAG GGGACTGCATGGACATGTTGACTTTCTTGGTGGCGGAGCTATGTcattgaaagaagag CAAAAATATATACCGTCAATATTGGCAAATACCCAGGTATCGTTTGTCGTGCTCTCAGATGTATGGCTAGATCACCCTCGAACGATACCGGCACTGCGGAGAATGCTAGAAGGATACGCAGAAGCAGTCGAATATCGACCGATGGCATTTGTATTTTGTGGTAATTTCAGTCTGAAAGGTTGGGAAGGAGATGGAGGCTTAAAGCGGTATACAA ACGGCTTCAACGCATTGACGGACTTGTTAATGGAGTTTCCACTCTTACACTCGtcaaatttcatcttcgttCCCGGACCTTTAGATCCTTGGTCATCAACTACCTTACCCCGTCCAGCTATACCATCAGTCTTTGCAAGTCGTTTAATTCAACGTATACCTAAAGCTAGATTCGTGTCGAACCCATGTCGATTACGTTACTTCGGAATGGAACTTGTAATTTGTAGAGAAGATCTGATGGGAAAGATGGTAAGGAATTTGGTTGGCGttaaaaaggaagaaggtgtagatATGAAACGATAT TTGGTACAAACTATTCTTGATCAAACTCATTTATCACCTCTTCCAATTAACATTCGACCGACATTGTGGGAATATGATCATGCATTAAGATTATATCCTATGCCATCTGCTTTAATTCTTGCAGATAAGTATGAAAGGTACGAATTGACATATGAAGGATGTCATGTTTTTAATCCTGGTAGATTTGTTGGATCTGGCGGTGAAGGTGGGGGAGAATTCGAATGGAGTATGTATTATCCTGCAACAGGTAGAAGTGAACGAAGGTGA